Below is a genomic region from Zea mays cultivar B73 chromosome 9, Zm-B73-REFERENCE-NAM-5.0, whole genome shotgun sequence.
ACTCTAAAATGTTTTGACATGGCTGTTCGATTGCTTGCCAATAAAGAGTCACGTAGGCCAAAAGGTGAAATTATAAAGAATAGAAAGCATTATATGGACATGCGCTTCTAGGTAAGTTTATTTCCAATCAATAATGTAGCAATATATATTATCTATATATATCTAATCCTCATGTGGTCATGTATATATATTTATCCAGAGAATGATTGGTTTTGGTAAACTGCCAAAGTACCATGAGGACCCTACAGCAGAAGAGTTAACAAAAACACTCGATTGTTGGCCATCAATGAACTATTATATCACGGCTTGTAAATATGTAAGTATGAGTACATTTCAAATGTATTTATAAAGGGCACTTCTTTGCAatcctaatgactgatattttacaggttcttatgccatggaaATTCAACGGTTGCTACGCCCTTTTCGTAATAGATCATGGTAAAAAACATGTCACTTTTATTGACTTTGCACCTAATCAAAATTGGTGTAAGcacatgccatacaagaggttCGTAGAAGCGATTATCATCGCCTCAAAGAAATATAAGATTGCCTATAGCAAGAAACGTACTGGATGGATAGATGATATTTTTAAGTGGCAACATACAATTCAACctggtgttccaattgacttaaaaGAGTATTTTCTCCGTACCATCTGCTTAGAAATTTTATTTTTTTTGTCTATGATTCCATTGTATATAACTTAGTTGGCAAAACATTATTCTATAGGCTTAACAACAGCTACCTTATCTTACAAGCTATGACCATATGGGAGAATGATAGTCCAATGAAATTTGTTAGGGTGAGTGGAGTTCGTTCGTTGCATATTCAAACATACATTCTAGTTACATAATAAAAAATTGACGTTTTGTTCTCTTATATGTCTTATATGTAGGATACAAAGATTCTTCGGATAAACTTTATTATCGAACTGTTAAGTTACGAGGAAAATTCGTGCAGACATGCCATCCCAGCAAATATACAACAGAGAGTTAACAATATTGTTAAAAAATATTAGATTAGTGTACAAGGTGTCAACATATTTACTTATGATTAAGCATTATATATTTACTCTTTAGAAATTATTTATGTGATTCTATTTCAATCTATTTTGGTAGACATATTTATATCGTTCTGTATCTATGTTTAATAATCACATATTATACCGTCACTATTGTACTCACGCCGCACGTCGTCAGGGCCCTAAATCCATTGGAGGGTCGCAATTtgtgttccgtggcatcgcaTGGTAACGTTCCTAGTTATATATTGATAGCTGCAAGACGTACATCATGTCAACTTTAGAGAGAGAAAGACAAGAGATTGGTTTGCTAGCTCTTCCCTTTATTGTGATGATTGAGGCCGGGAGCAGTTTTCTTAATTAAGATTTTTGAAAGAACTTGTATTTTGTTTTTAATCTTTTTATCAGTGCTCGACCAATGTCATGATGTGGACGTGGCAAACCCACTTCGGGAGGGGACAAAAAAAACAGGGCTGCCACTTTCAGGGCGTGACGTGGACGTGTTGAAGATCCGGAACATTCTTCGTGAAACGTACACCGTCAAAATAGCGAGGCATGAAACTGGCCTTGGCCATGGACGCGTGAAGCGCGCCATGCGTTGGATATGTGGTCAATAAGTATATACAATACAATGTTTAACAGAGCTGGTAGTACTGCTTCGGCACATTTTTGTCCACGCTTCATGAGAGACAAAAACACCTGCACTTAAATTCACATGCTGCACTGAAGGCCCGATCACTGAGGAGCGAACTGCCGTAACTCCCTTCTATATATACCCCCAGTCCCTGTTTCAGTTTTCGTCAAGCTAGCAGCACCAAGTTGTCGATCACTTGCCTGCTCTTGAGCTCGATCAAGCTATCATCAGCTACAGCTTCCGATCCCAACTGCAACTGTAGCAGCGACAACTGCCATGGAGGCCCAGAACGTGGAGGTTGCTGCCCTGGTGCAGAAGATCACGGCCCTCCACGCCGACATCGCCAAGCTGCCGTCGCTGAGCCCGTCCCCCGACGCCAACGCGCTGTTCACCAGCCTCGTCATGGCCTGCGTCCCGCCAAACCCTGTCGACGTGACCAAGCTCAGCCCGGACGTCCAGGGGATGCGAGAGGAGCTCATCCGCCTCTGCTCCGACGCCGAGGGCCACCTTGAGGCGCACTACGCCGACATGCTCGCCGCCTTCGACAACCCGCTCGACCACCTCGGCCGCTTTCCATACTTCAGCAACTACATCGACCTGAGCAAGCTGGAGTTTGACCTCCTTGTCCGCTACATCCCAGGGCTCGCGCCTTCCCGTGTCGCCTTCGTCGGCTCCGGCCCCTTGCCGTTCAGCTCGCTCGTGCTCGCCGCGCGCCACCTGCCCAACACACTGTTCGACAACTACGATCGGTGTGCCGCCGCCAACGACCGTGCTCGGAAGCTGGTCCGTGCGGACAAGGACCTGAACGCGCGCATGTCCTTCCACACGGTCGACGTCGCCAACCTCACGGACGAGCTCGCCAAGTACGACGTGGTCTTCCTTGCCGCGCTAGTAGGCATGGCGGCTGAGGACAAGGCCAAGGTGGTTGCGCATCTTGGCAGGCACATGGCGGACGGAGCGGCTCTCGTCGTGCGCAGCGCCCACGGGGCTCGCGGCTTCCTCTACCCGATCGTCGATCCTGAGGACATTCGTCGCGGTGGGTTCGACGTGCTTGCCGTGTACCACCCGGACAACGAGGTCATCAACTCCGTCATCATCGCGCGTAAAATGGACGCCCACACCAAGGGGCTTCAGAATGGACACGCGCATGCACGCGGCACGGTGCCGATAGTGAGCCCGCCGTGCAAGTGCTGCAAGATGGAGGCCAACGCGCTCCAGAAGAGAGAGGAGATGGCGACCACGACAGAGCTGTCCATCTGATGCAAGGAACTTTTGAGCACCTATGCGTGCGTGGTAACAATAATAGTTACAAATCGCTGCTGCTGAATTTCTCATGCACTTCTTTATTCGATGCTATGCATTGTGAAGTGTTTAATAAGAATGTGTTCTTCCTATGTGATGATATATGCCAAGTTGCTAGCACTTTTACGTGTGATGTGACGGACATCGTGTGTGAACAGTTTGATGGATGGGTTGGTTTATCATTTCTCACTCATATCAATTTTGTTTTATGGTAATTAGTTGGTCTATCTTCAAATCATGCCTTACAAACTACTCTCTCCGTCCAAAAGTGGCATATATCATCTCAGATTTTATTGACACAGTTTAATATCGTACGCGAACAACGCGCGATATGCACAAACGACGCGTGGCAATGCACGCGACACGCGCGAAAACAccgcgcgcgacacacgcgaaaacAGCACACGTGACGACGCACGACACTACGCGAAAAGTACGAGCGACAACACGTGAACGACGCACAAATCAGCTCGTGGCCACGTGCGAAACAGAGCTAGCGATACTCGAGAAAAGCTAAATAGACATCACATTTATATTAAACAAATATTTGTTGAAAACATCTAAGTTGGTACTAACCACATTAACTTGTGTCAATAAAATCGTAATTTAAAAACTATACATTAATTTTAATTAGAATGTTGTTTAAATAAACATTGGATAAACGATTAACTGGATAATTAACGAAAACATGCGTTGCGACAAAATAATATTACTAACACATAAACCTATATTCCTAAGTTGATTTTAATTATTATAAAACATATACGAAAGATATTTCAGAGTAATATCTAATTTAGATTTAATCCGAATTATAATTTGAGTTGAAGTCATATTTCAAAGCTCGGTAAGTTATATCTACATTACATAGAATTCGTAGCGTCTAAATTATTAATTTAGAACATAAGTGGCATGCAAGAACTAATAACATATATCCCATCTATATTAAATAAGTATTAAATCAAAGTATTTGAGTTAACGTTAATCATATTAACACATATTTATAAAGCGTAAATTATAAATTAGTTTTAATTAGATTTCTATTTTTATAAGCGCCGAATAAATAAATAGTTATTAACAAAATAAAAACATGTGTTGCGATAGAATAATGTTCTTAACATGCACACGACGTTATAACGGAGCTGAAGCGGAATAATTTGGATGTCTAACGCAAAAGTTAACACATATTTAATAAATCGCGGGTTTAGTGCGACGTGGcctgattttattggccgaaaacCAGGCCACACAGAGGGTCACAAGGTTGTGGCCACAGAAGATCCCACAGACCGAAAAGGCCAATGGAAGGTTGACACAAGGCCACGATTATGCATGGGGACTGGTTTTCCTCTCTACTGCATGCTGGCAGGGATTGCATGGCACGAAAAAAGGACGGCATGCAGATGGGAAGTTGCGAAGGCGTGATGCATGCAAGTGGGGTTCATTGGACGGTTTCCTTCTTCCCTCATGCATGCACGAACGGTTACTGCATATGGGGGGTTTCCGGTGTGCAGGGCAGTCGGCCACGGAGTAGGGTAGCATGGGGAGAGAGGGAATCAGGGCTGGGTGCGGGCTCCCACGTTAGGGATGGCAATTTAATCCGTGGATTtggatatccgtcggatatccgACCCGACAGATAAGGATATGGATATGTTTTTTTGACCCGCGGGTTAGACCCGTATCCGATCCGAGATAAATGGGCATGGATTTGGATATTAAATCTCACCTGCGGGTAATCTGTTGGATATCCAAAATTAACTATTAGTTCATTATTGCCAGGGTGAACATGATTCTACTATCATTGACTAAAAAATTCAAACACAGCTACTATAGCGCTAGCTCAAGTGCTCAACACTACACTCGGATCAGATCAATATTGATTGTCATGTATTTGTTTTCATGTTGAGACATGTAGACATGTATTTTTGTCATGTTGAGAATGTTGCTTGTTGAAGGACATATATATTTGTTTAAATTTTTATTAAATTTTAAGTTGTATATGATGTTGAATTGGGAAGAAATTTGATTAATTATGTTATTCAATTGCTGAAAATGGTTCTTTATCATATCCGATGGATATCCAATGGATATCCGGAACCCGATGGGCATGGATATGGATATGAATTTCTACCCACGGATATAGTCACGGACGGATATTATCTATGACCGTGGAAATGACCGCGGGCGGATATTTCCAATATCTGATCCGAATCCGACCCGTTGACATCCCTATTCCACGCGTTGCAGCGGGGTGCACACACCATGGACGCGCAGGGAAGCACGGTCGGCCATGGCTGCGCTGGCTATGGTGCTTCTCGGTATTGCTGCTCGGGATGAGAGCGTCGCGCTGAGGAAGAAAAAGGGGGTAGACAAACAGTCACCTCGGGGCAGAGCTCGAATGGCGAGGAGAACAATGGCGACGCTCGGCGTGTCACAGCATGGTGGATGGCGACAAAAAGCTCCTTCGGCAAGACGATGACGAGTGCAGCGACGAGGCAGGGCAACGGGGCTCGCGCGGAGATGGCGGGCGCGGCTCAGCGGGGGAAGTTAGGACTGCCATTGCCATGAGCAGGCTAAGAGATCGCAGGGAggtagagggaggagaggggttcGCCTGCGAACGACCGGTAACCGAAGGGGCTCGCACGATTTGGCTCAGGAGGAAAtgaagaggggttatgcaacagtACAGGGTGTATACATAAAAAAGGGAGGATGTGGAAGGCCGTTACCAAAATCGTCACGGATCGTGCCATGACCAAGCGAGAGAGGTGGTTGCGTGTACGACAATGTATGACGGAGCAAGGCGAGGTTGATGAGGGTAAACAAAGGTAGCTGCCGAGGGGTAGACGGGGATAGACGAGGATAGCCGACGTGAGTAGCATGTCGTTCGCGAGAAGAAGAGGTTCGGTGATCTCGCGAAAAAGAGCACGAGATCTGGAACAAGCGCGACGTGAGGAAGAATAAAATACATATATTATCAAGTTTTTGGAGTATTTTAGCATCCGCAAATACTAAATTTTAGAGATAAAAATAATATCAAAGAATCTGAATTTCACATTTAATACTAAAAAATGTTCCAAATTATTAGAAAATCTACCAAAACATCCTCGAGATAATTTTACATATTTCGAAAACtttttgcactcataaacactatgaaatggcatgaatgcaacaatcgaAACTTATATAGGATTTAATTTTACTAcgctaaatatatatatatatatatatatatatatatatatatatatatatatatatatatatatatatatatattgtatattagcAGTCATGGGCTTCCAATAGctagaggaagcccaggccagacagtgcaatccgatcgagccggaccaggtccacacgtctataaaagaaaatctGGAGTGCTAGGATCCAGTTTTAACGCCCCATCCAGATTCATTAGCGATGGCGCGTGCGACGACGGCGGTTGCCAGATAGCGCGCGCAGTGGTGGACCCCCAGCCAGTGGCTGCGGTGGCcgcggctccccgacctcgacgTGCGGTGGTggcggttcctcgatccggagtagagGCGGTGGTTCCCAGGTCGGCGGCAGCGGCTCCCCGGTCTAGAGGGCGAGCGACGATagtgcccttgtgcgggcaagcggcggcgttcCTGGGGCCCCGAGGCGGCGGCACTTCcacggccggcgagcaagcggcgCCCCTCGATGTGCGAGTAGCAACGGCGACACACGAGGCGTGAGGTTCAAGCGGTGTCACGGAAGGTGCGAGGTGCGCGCAACGACGATCGCGCATGACATCCTCCAATCCGGCGCAGTTCGGGCGGCCCCAATGACGACATACATCTGTGCTTATGTCGTCGACGACGTCCTCCGGCGACTACCTCATTTGATTCGTGTTTTCTTtttgattattgtgttttatgcctatcacatgtattatttatgctaaaaattgtacgattttatgcttaaacacggagttcgtatatcagtttgctGCATGCATATTGGAAAGGCAATTCTTTAATTTATGATGTCAGTAATTTGTGTGTATGCAAtaaaaactcccacgattttgccataatttttggatctgtataaaaatagaaactgcatgcatgtggctgccatgttttttggatctgtcgtaaaataggatcgtaataacaacctactagagctatcaacctctcacattgactcgatgtttccgcttataattgagggattttatgctcaaaacttaagattttacgctccacccggagatacgttgccagtgaacaacatgccagattttttacgcactgtaacgaattgcataaatacctacaccgtgtagtataatttgtatcagtatatatcataaactagttctaatgcgtttagctgcatggttgttggagggatcctatatttatgaaggaaataaaatattaaatgcgattttttgtttctatgcatgcaattcatttccttttattgcatattctttccatcataaattcatgtagaaacagatttttacgcagtatacccaattgcataattatctacaccgtgtagcatatttagtatcattaTATATCATTAAATAatcattacgagtctagctgcatggctattgcaccgatcctaaatttatggagaaaataaagcatttaaaatagaaaccgacacacatatctttcctaaatttacacgCATGAAAGGGaatgtgtttgactcatgcatgcattttgtcataatttttggatctgtataaaaatagaaaccgcatgcatgcagttgccatgtttttcggatctgctaTAAAAATAGaaccgtaataacaacctaccagagctatcaacctctcacattggctaggtatttacgcttataattgagagattttatgctcaaaacttaaggtttttatgctccaacctggagatgcgtccaccagtgaacaacatgctagatt
It encodes:
- the LOC542480 gene encoding nicotianamine synthase 1, coding for MEAQNVEVAALVQKITALHADIAKLPSLSPSPDANALFTSLVMACVPPNPVDVTKLSPDVQGMREELIRLCSDAEGHLEAHYADMLAAFDNPLDHLGRFPYFSNYIDLSKLEFDLLVRYIPGLAPSRVAFVGSGPLPFSSLVLAARHLPNTLFDNYDRCAAANDRARKLVRADKDLNARMSFHTVDVANLTDELAKYDVVFLAALVGMAAEDKAKVVAHLGRHMADGAALVVRSAHGARGFLYPIVDPEDIRRGGFDVLAVYHPDNEVINSVIIARKMDAHTKGLQNGHAHARGTVPIVSPPCKCCKMEANALQKREEMATTTELSI